The Algoriphagus sanaruensis genome window below encodes:
- a CDS encoding aspartate aminotransferase family protein: MNLFDVYPLIPVTIDRAEGCRLWDDQGQEYLDLYGGHAVISIGHTHPHYVKRIKDQLDKIAFYSNSVEIPIQQQLAEKLGHLSCLHDYQLFLVNSGAEANENAIKMASFVTGKSGFIAFSGAFHGRTSGAVALTDNPKIVAPCNARDDFHILPWGDLDAVEEALKSNTIAGIIIEGIQGVGGIQVPEPDFLRGISSLAKKYEAKLILDEVQSGYGRTGRFFAHQWVDGIMPDLITMAKGMGNGFPIGGLLISPEFKASYGLLGTTFGGNHLACAAGLAVLEVLEQEKLQAKALELGDRLIEELKNIPGITDIRGKGLMIGIDLDRDAGPVRSELVKKYHMFTGSAAGKQTIRLLPPLSVEWNQLNSFLVALKEILSN; the protein is encoded by the coding sequence ATGAATCTTTTCGACGTATATCCTCTCATTCCTGTTACCATTGACCGTGCAGAAGGTTGCCGGCTTTGGGACGATCAGGGGCAAGAATATTTAGACCTTTACGGAGGTCATGCGGTAATTTCAATCGGTCATACCCATCCTCACTATGTGAAGCGGATCAAAGACCAATTGGACAAAATCGCCTTTTACTCCAATTCTGTAGAAATCCCTATTCAGCAACAACTTGCTGAGAAACTCGGACATCTCTCTTGCCTACATGACTACCAACTTTTCTTGGTTAATTCAGGGGCTGAAGCCAATGAGAATGCAATCAAAATGGCCTCGTTTGTAACAGGAAAGTCTGGTTTTATTGCCTTCTCCGGTGCTTTTCATGGCCGTACTTCGGGAGCCGTTGCATTGACAGATAATCCCAAAATCGTGGCTCCATGTAATGCTCGGGATGATTTCCATATTCTACCTTGGGGTGATTTGGATGCTGTTGAAGAGGCTCTGAAATCAAATACCATTGCAGGAATTATCATTGAGGGAATCCAAGGTGTGGGCGGAATTCAAGTGCCTGAACCTGATTTTCTCCGTGGCATTTCCTCCTTGGCTAAGAAATACGAAGCCAAATTAATCCTAGATGAAGTTCAATCCGGCTATGGACGTACAGGACGTTTTTTCGCACATCAATGGGTGGATGGCATTATGCCTGACCTGATCACTATGGCCAAGGGTATGGGTAATGGATTTCCGATTGGTGGTCTTTTAATCTCGCCTGAGTTTAAAGCGAGTTATGGCTTGTTGGGAACCACTTTTGGTGGGAATCATCTGGCATGTGCTGCTGGATTAGCAGTTTTAGAGGTTTTGGAGCAAGAGAAACTTCAAGCCAAAGCCTTAGAACTAGGAGATCGATTGATCGAGGAATTGAAAAATATCCCTGGTATTACTGATATCCGAGGAAAAGGATTAATGATCGGAATAGATTTAGACCGAGATGCAGGCCCAGTTCGTAGTGAATTGGTGAAAAAATACCACATGTTCACCGGTTCGGCAGCTGGAAAACAGACAATCCGTCTTCTTCCACCTTTGTCTGTCGAATGGAATCAATTAAATTCGTTCTTGGTCGCTTTGAAGGAAATCCTTAGTAATTAA
- the argC gene encoding N-acetyl-gamma-glutamyl-phosphate reductase: MTKIKTAVIGAAGYTGGELLRILVHHPAVELVCVHSNSQKGKKVIKSHPDLIGDCDLIFTDEVPSEVDAVFLGLPHGETKGFLEAHTFSPETIIIDLSTDFRDESHGFIYGLPEVNSAKIKSAKRIANPGCFATGIQLALAPAIAKGWIKDQVHISGITGSTGAGKKLAETSHFSYRTGNMSVYKLFTHQHLKEIKQTFKQINTDFNSELLFVPYRGNFSRGIWVTAYFPFAGSEAEAISAYQEFYKDAAFTFVSTQDIDLKQAVNTNKCLLYVQKEEGQLVIYSAIDNLLKGASGQAVQNFNLAFGLEEKLGLNLKSIAF; encoded by the coding sequence ATGACTAAGATTAAAACAGCAGTCATCGGAGCGGCAGGCTACACTGGAGGTGAACTCCTTCGGATTTTGGTTCACCATCCGGCGGTTGAACTGGTATGCGTTCATTCCAATAGCCAAAAAGGTAAAAAAGTAATCAAGTCACATCCGGATTTGATCGGTGATTGTGATTTGATATTTACTGATGAAGTTCCAAGCGAAGTAGATGCTGTGTTTTTAGGATTGCCTCATGGAGAAACCAAAGGTTTTTTGGAAGCCCATACTTTTTCTCCAGAGACAATAATCATTGATCTATCCACGGATTTCAGAGATGAATCTCATGGATTTATCTACGGACTGCCTGAAGTAAACTCAGCAAAAATCAAATCCGCCAAGCGCATTGCCAATCCAGGTTGCTTTGCCACAGGAATTCAATTGGCTTTGGCTCCGGCCATAGCCAAAGGATGGATTAAGGATCAAGTGCATATTAGTGGGATTACGGGTTCGACTGGAGCAGGTAAAAAGCTTGCCGAAACCTCTCATTTTAGCTACCGAACAGGAAACATGTCGGTATATAAGCTTTTCACTCATCAGCACCTCAAAGAAATCAAACAAACCTTCAAGCAAATTAATACTGACTTTAATTCAGAATTGCTTTTCGTGCCTTATCGGGGAAATTTCTCTCGAGGTATCTGGGTAACGGCTTATTTCCCTTTCGCGGGTTCAGAAGCAGAAGCGATTTCAGCCTACCAAGAATTCTACAAGGACGCAGCTTTCACATTCGTTTCTACCCAAGATATTGATCTGAAGCAAGCTGTTAATACCAACAAGTGCCTCCTCTATGTTCAAAAAGAAGAAGGACAATTGGTGATTTATTCAGCAATAGATAACCTTCTTAAAGGTGCTTCCGGTCAAGCTGTGCAAAATTTCAATTTGGCTTTCGGGCTGGAAGAGAAGTTGGGACTCAATCTTAAATCAATAGCTTTCTGA
- a CDS encoding argininosuccinate synthase, producing MKKVVLAYSGGLDTTFCALHLTKDLGYEVHAAIVNTGGFSSEELKTIEERAKTLGVASFTILDVVDYYYESVIKYLVFGNVLKNATYPLSVSAERIVQAKSLADYAKSIGAKAVAHGSTGAGNDQVRFDMIFQTIVPDIEIITPIRDLKLSRQEEIEYLKKHGVSMNFEKAAYSINKGIWGTSVGGKETLTSSEYLPEEAWPTQVSDHEPKEIKLTFVQGELKGVNEVTYENPVDAILRVQELAAPFGIGRDIHVGDTIIGIKGRVGFEAAAPIIIIKAHQLLEKHTLTKWQMFWKNQQAEFYGNHLHEGHYLDPVMRNLEAFLASTQEFVSGDVRVMLQPYRFTLLGIHSEHDLMSSKFGSYGEMNKGYTGEDVKGFTRILGNQTAIFHKVNSGND from the coding sequence ATGAAAAAAGTCGTTTTAGCATACAGCGGTGGTCTTGATACTACGTTCTGTGCTTTGCATTTGACCAAAGACTTGGGCTATGAAGTCCATGCAGCCATAGTTAATACAGGAGGATTTTCTTCAGAAGAATTAAAAACAATCGAAGAACGAGCAAAAACCCTAGGTGTAGCTTCCTTCACTATTTTAGACGTAGTGGATTACTACTACGAATCAGTCATCAAATATTTGGTATTCGGCAACGTACTTAAAAACGCCACTTATCCCCTTTCTGTATCTGCTGAGCGTATTGTGCAAGCCAAATCACTGGCTGACTATGCGAAGTCCATCGGAGCTAAAGCTGTTGCTCATGGTTCAACAGGAGCTGGAAATGATCAAGTTCGATTTGATATGATTTTCCAAACGATAGTTCCGGACATCGAAATCATCACACCTATCCGTGACTTGAAACTTTCCCGTCAGGAAGAAATCGAATACCTTAAAAAGCATGGCGTTTCCATGAATTTTGAGAAGGCCGCTTATTCAATCAATAAAGGAATCTGGGGAACTTCAGTAGGTGGTAAAGAAACCTTAACCTCTTCCGAGTATCTTCCTGAGGAAGCATGGCCTACGCAAGTGTCTGATCACGAGCCAAAAGAAATCAAATTGACTTTTGTTCAGGGGGAATTGAAAGGTGTGAATGAGGTTACTTATGAAAATCCAGTTGACGCTATTCTGCGAGTGCAAGAATTAGCTGCACCATTTGGAATAGGTCGAGATATCCACGTTGGCGATACCATTATAGGAATCAAAGGACGCGTGGGATTCGAAGCAGCCGCACCGATTATCATCATTAAAGCACACCAATTGCTTGAAAAACACACCTTGACCAAGTGGCAGATGTTCTGGAAAAATCAACAAGCTGAATTCTACGGAAACCACTTGCACGAAGGGCATTACCTTGATCCAGTGATGAGAAACCTGGAAGCTTTCTTGGCTAGTACCCAAGAATTTGTTTCAGGAGATGTTCGAGTTATGCTTCAGCCATACCGATTCACCTTGTTGGGAATCCACTCTGAGCATGATTTGATGTCCTCGAAATTTGGAAGCTATGGAGAAATGAACAAAGGCTATACCGGAGAAGATGTGAAAGGATTTACCCGAATCTTAGGTAACCAAACTGCTATCTTCCATAAAGTCAACAGCGGAAATGACTAA
- a CDS encoding acetyltransferase, translating to MEEISFKIIVADSSHKVYSTQITEEMENSAKARGTGIAKRSPAYVETKMDEGKAVIALTSDGVWAGFCYIEAWGHGKYVANSGLIVSPQFRKYGLARKIKQEIFKLSRKKYPDSKIFGLTTGAAVMKINSELGYIPVSYADLTDDQEFWKGCQSCVNYEILMSKNRQNCLCTAMLYDPNAKKNHTEELALREDFKKEIKLFDRWVRLKKFVMLKLTKSKDSVKSIFL from the coding sequence ATGGAAGAAATTTCTTTCAAAATCATCGTTGCAGATTCTTCTCACAAGGTCTATTCAACTCAGATTACTGAGGAGATGGAAAATTCTGCAAAGGCTCGTGGCACCGGTATTGCCAAAAGAAGTCCTGCCTATGTAGAGACCAAAATGGATGAAGGAAAAGCAGTTATTGCTTTGACCTCCGATGGAGTTTGGGCAGGTTTCTGTTATATTGAAGCTTGGGGTCACGGAAAGTATGTGGCCAATTCTGGCTTGATTGTCTCTCCTCAATTCAGAAAGTATGGATTGGCGCGGAAAATTAAACAAGAGATTTTCAAGCTGAGCAGAAAGAAATATCCTGATTCCAAGATTTTCGGTTTGACAACTGGGGCAGCTGTGATGAAAATCAATTCCGAGCTTGGATATATTCCTGTTTCTTATGCTGATTTGACGGATGATCAGGAGTTTTGGAAAGGATGCCAAAGCTGTGTGAATTATGAAATTTTGATGTCCAAAAACCGTCAAAATTGCCTTTGCACCGCGATGTTATATGATCCGAATGCCAAGAAGAATCATACCGAAGAATTGGCTCTTAGAGAGGATTTCAAAAAAGAAATCAAACTCTTTGATCGATGGGTTCGCCTGAAAAAATTTGTCATGCTTAAACTCACAAAATCAAAGGATTCTGTGAAAAGTATATTCTTGTAA
- a CDS encoding aminotransferase class V-fold PLP-dependent enzyme → MNKRSFLKYLTAFGLGGSVLPAAANPLSFDQLDWEADDIWDQIRAGYRIKRDYLNFENGYYCFLPEELLEKYISHIREVNFQASHYMRGIQFENKAKSAAALANLVGADPEEVVMTRNTTESLDLIISGYPWQAGDEAIFSNQDYGSMQTMFEMASKRWGIKTVKIDIPMHPKNDEEIVEVYRKAITPKTKLMMVPHIVNITGHILPVRKIADMAHSYGVEVMLDGAHAVGHFTFNMHELNCDYYGSSLHKWLSVPLGSGLLYVKKDKISKIQPLLAPFDLNLKTIAYLNHIGTHPAATDLTVIDSIEFQERIGSKRKEDRLRFIQKYWSDQVRNYPGIKVNTPEDPTRCCGIGNVWVEKYTPAEMGKILLEKYKIFTAPIDGSGVKGVRVSPNIYTSTKDCDALVKALKEMADS, encoded by the coding sequence ATGAATAAGCGATCATTTCTAAAGTATTTAACTGCTTTTGGACTTGGAGGAAGCGTGTTACCAGCAGCAGCCAATCCACTCTCCTTTGACCAATTAGACTGGGAAGCTGATGATATTTGGGATCAGATCCGAGCAGGTTACCGAATCAAACGCGACTATTTGAATTTTGAAAATGGGTATTACTGCTTTCTCCCTGAGGAATTACTGGAAAAATACATTTCTCATATCCGAGAAGTAAACTTTCAAGCCTCGCATTACATGAGAGGCATCCAATTTGAGAATAAGGCTAAATCAGCTGCCGCTTTAGCCAATTTAGTAGGTGCTGATCCTGAAGAAGTCGTTATGACTCGTAATACAACCGAATCCTTGGATTTGATCATTTCTGGATATCCATGGCAAGCTGGGGACGAGGCTATTTTTTCAAATCAGGATTATGGTAGCATGCAAACCATGTTTGAAATGGCATCAAAGCGATGGGGAATCAAAACGGTGAAAATTGACATTCCTATGCATCCTAAAAACGATGAGGAAATAGTGGAAGTCTACCGAAAAGCTATTACACCTAAGACCAAGTTGATGATGGTGCCACACATCGTCAATATCACAGGACACATTCTACCAGTTCGGAAAATCGCCGATATGGCACATTCCTATGGTGTGGAAGTAATGCTTGATGGAGCTCATGCTGTTGGGCATTTTACTTTTAACATGCATGAATTGAATTGCGATTATTATGGATCAAGTCTTCATAAATGGTTAAGTGTTCCCTTAGGTTCTGGGTTATTATATGTCAAAAAGGATAAAATCAGTAAGATTCAGCCATTACTTGCACCTTTTGATTTAAATCTAAAAACCATAGCCTATCTCAATCATATAGGAACCCATCCTGCAGCCACCGACCTTACGGTCATAGACTCTATAGAATTTCAAGAGCGGATTGGCTCAAAAAGAAAAGAGGACCGATTGCGGTTTATCCAAAAATATTGGTCGGACCAAGTTCGAAATTACCCAGGAATCAAGGTCAATACACCTGAAGATCCAACGCGTTGCTGTGGAATAGGGAATGTCTGGGTCGAGAAATATACTCCTGCAGAAATGGGAAAGATCCTATTAGAAAAATATAAAATTTTCACTGCGCCAATTGATGGTTCGGGAGTCAAAGGAGTCAGGGTAAGTCCCAATATTTACACAAGCACAAAAGATTGTGATGCGTTAGTGAAAGCACTTAAGGAGATGGCTGATTCGTAA
- a CDS encoding DsbA family oxidoreductase — protein MKIEIWSDVVCPFCYIGKRKMEKALQKFPFKDKVTIEWKSFQLNPDQKTNPDLSTLEHLAQSKGWSMDQTRQITANVVEMAKAEGLTFDFEKAVVANTKNAHRLIHLAKELDLQDAMKERLLRAYFSEGKNVDDPKTLAALGEEIEIPSDQIDNVLNSNQYETEVDQDIYESRLIGVRGVPFFVLDRKFGISGAQPDEVFDQTLEKAWMEFAKSNPVLEVRADQDGESCDVDGNCF, from the coding sequence ATGAAAATTGAAATTTGGTCTGATGTCGTTTGTCCTTTTTGCTACATCGGAAAGAGGAAAATGGAGAAGGCTCTCCAAAAATTTCCGTTTAAGGATAAGGTAACTATCGAATGGAAAAGCTTTCAGCTAAATCCTGATCAAAAGACTAATCCAGACTTAAGTACTTTGGAGCATTTGGCTCAAAGCAAAGGTTGGTCCATGGATCAAACTAGGCAAATCACTGCCAATGTCGTCGAAATGGCAAAAGCAGAAGGTTTAACTTTTGATTTTGAAAAGGCAGTAGTCGCAAATACTAAAAACGCCCATCGATTGATTCACCTAGCGAAGGAATTGGATCTTCAGGATGCCATGAAAGAGCGTCTGTTAAGGGCCTATTTTTCAGAAGGAAAAAATGTAGATGATCCCAAAACGCTAGCTGCATTGGGAGAGGAAATTGAAATTCCTTCTGACCAAATTGACAATGTTCTAAATTCCAATCAATATGAAACTGAGGTCGATCAAGACATCTATGAATCACGATTGATAGGAGTTAGAGGCGTTCCATTTTTTGTTTTGGATCGAAAGTTTGGGATTTCCGGTGCGCAGCCTGATGAGGTATTTGATCAAACGCTGGAAAAGGCATGGATGGAGTTCGCAAAATCAAATCCCGTTTTGGAAGTTCGCGCAGATCAAGATGGAGAAAGTTGTGATGTTGACGGAAATTGTTTTTAG
- a CDS encoding DUF4301 family protein, with amino-acid sequence MDSVLVDKIRTQGMNPDLVAQQIDNFINGFPYLKILGPATPAHGIKVLDQSELLQFIQAYKVQAFKKEIVKFVPASGAASRMFKDLFAFLDGDGDLEKSGFTKKFIQNIQKFAFYEDLDNTLKAQGTSMEACLSNADYKKIVAALLQDDGLGYGSLPKGLLRFHRYPSENRTPAHEHLVEGIQYAAGRGEQVQIHFTVSPEHEMKFKAEIAQVLPKLIEETGLSFEITYSQQKKSTDTIAVTMENTPFEEEDGSLLFRPAGHGALLENLNDIDSDLIFIKNIDNVVPDHLKEPTKEYKMALAGYLLDAQNQIFEALRALDQEISHESVGLATEVYNTVLGGKVPATESSQSLIELARYLKDKLNRPIRVCGMVKNTGEPGGGPFWIEESDGSQSLQILETAQIDLNDPNSKAHMMASTHFNPVDLVCGTRDYHGKSFDLLAFRDMQTGFITEKSKSGRDLKALELPGLWNGAMAGWNTLFVEVPLITFNPVKTVNDLLRDEHQ; translated from the coding sequence ATGGATTCTGTATTAGTAGACAAAATCAGAACTCAGGGAATGAACCCTGACCTCGTCGCCCAACAAATTGACAATTTTATCAATGGATTCCCTTATTTAAAGATTCTTGGCCCTGCCACCCCAGCGCATGGAATCAAAGTTTTGGATCAGTCAGAACTCCTTCAGTTTATCCAGGCCTATAAAGTTCAAGCATTCAAAAAGGAAATCGTAAAGTTCGTTCCCGCATCTGGAGCGGCTTCTCGAATGTTCAAAGATCTCTTTGCTTTTTTGGATGGAGATGGCGATTTAGAGAAAAGTGGATTTACGAAAAAATTCATCCAGAATATTCAAAAATTCGCATTCTACGAGGATTTGGACAATACGCTTAAAGCCCAAGGAACTTCCATGGAGGCTTGTTTATCCAATGCGGATTATAAAAAAATAGTAGCTGCTTTACTTCAAGATGATGGGCTTGGTTATGGATCATTACCGAAAGGATTGCTTCGTTTTCATCGGTATCCTTCAGAAAATAGAACACCTGCACATGAGCATCTCGTAGAAGGGATTCAATATGCTGCAGGTCGTGGTGAACAGGTTCAGATTCATTTTACAGTATCACCTGAGCATGAGATGAAATTTAAGGCTGAAATTGCCCAAGTCCTTCCAAAACTTATCGAAGAAACTGGCCTAAGTTTCGAGATTACCTACTCCCAACAAAAGAAATCTACCGATACCATTGCCGTGACTATGGAAAATACTCCTTTTGAAGAGGAAGATGGAAGCTTATTGTTTAGACCAGCGGGACATGGTGCGCTATTGGAAAATCTAAATGATATCGATTCAGATTTAATTTTTATCAAAAACATCGACAATGTTGTTCCAGATCATTTGAAGGAACCTACCAAAGAATATAAAATGGCACTTGCCGGATATTTATTGGATGCTCAAAACCAAATATTTGAAGCATTGCGGGCCTTGGATCAGGAGATAAGCCATGAATCAGTAGGATTGGCAACTGAGGTTTACAATACTGTACTTGGCGGAAAAGTGCCAGCAACTGAATCTTCTCAAAGTCTAATCGAATTAGCGAGGTACCTTAAAGACAAATTGAATCGCCCGATTCGAGTTTGCGGTATGGTGAAAAATACTGGTGAACCCGGTGGTGGTCCGTTCTGGATCGAAGAATCGGATGGATCACAGTCCTTACAAATTCTAGAAACAGCCCAGATTGATTTGAACGATCCTAACTCTAAGGCTCATATGATGGCCTCTACCCATTTCAATCCCGTGGATTTAGTATGCGGTACAAGGGATTATCATGGAAAATCCTTTGATCTGTTAGCATTTAGAGATATGCAGACGGGATTTATTACAGAAAAATCAAAAAGTGGTCGAGATTTAAAAGCATTGGAACTCCCAGGACTTTGGAACGGGGCTATGGCAGGATGGAATACGCTTTTTGTGGAAGTCCCTTTAATTACCTTCAATCCCGTTAAAACGGTCAATGATCTTCTGAGAGACGAACATCAATAA
- a CDS encoding biotin-dependent carboxyltransferase family protein, producing the protein MKRSIGILQILKTGPGLTIQDQGRLGRQSYGVPISGPADSLSFNWVNHVLQNDPHASVLEVSQPGLRVKFTGKTTIAWAGAQVNVKRNGEPVTDTNLIQIEPNDELEFGRFHTGNRLYIGIKDGFLEEEILGSQSFYKGISAKSSFKPLDELTYNCLQSSPLNHFAKPKWNSDWYKNPWLDFYEGPDFSFLSEDQKQKLVNHEFTLSLLSSRMGILLEEKLENHLPEMPTNPVFPGFVQLTSGGTLIILGPDAQVTGGYPRIMILSALAQSILAQKRPGQHIKFRKINLK; encoded by the coding sequence ATGAAAAGGAGCATAGGAATTCTTCAAATCCTTAAAACAGGTCCTGGGTTGACTATTCAAGATCAAGGAAGGCTGGGCCGGCAGTCCTATGGAGTTCCAATTTCTGGTCCCGCCGACTCCCTTTCCTTCAATTGGGTCAATCATGTTTTACAAAATGATCCTCATGCCTCTGTTTTGGAAGTTTCTCAGCCTGGATTACGGGTAAAGTTTACCGGAAAAACAACGATTGCTTGGGCAGGTGCTCAGGTGAATGTCAAGAGAAATGGTGAACCGGTCACAGATACCAACTTAATCCAGATCGAGCCCAATGATGAACTTGAATTTGGACGATTTCATACTGGAAACCGGCTTTATATCGGAATTAAGGATGGATTTCTGGAGGAGGAAATTCTAGGTTCTCAAAGTTTTTACAAAGGGATCAGTGCAAAATCTTCGTTCAAACCTCTCGATGAATTGACTTACAATTGTCTTCAATCGAGTCCATTGAATCACTTTGCCAAACCTAAATGGAATTCGGATTGGTATAAAAATCCATGGTTAGACTTCTATGAGGGTCCTGATTTTTCCTTTCTTTCAGAAGATCAAAAGCAAAAGCTAGTCAACCATGAGTTTACCCTATCATTGCTATCATCTCGAATGGGGATTTTGTTGGAGGAAAAACTTGAAAATCACTTGCCAGAAATGCCCACCAATCCCGTATTTCCAGGATTTGTGCAGCTCACTTCTGGAGGGACACTTATAATACTCGGCCCAGATGCTCAGGTGACGGGAGGATATCCTAGAATTATGATCCTTTCTGCTTTAGCCCAATCTATTTTAGCTCAAAAAAGACCTGGACAGCATATCAAATTCAGGAAAATTAATCTGAAATAA
- the pxpB gene encoding 5-oxoprolinase subunit PxpB, translated as MHLKPTYQILTPTLGEICWSESPTDVLLKNQLAWKNWISTNLNSQLIDLRLGFTRISIHWKSFEAQQEFASKFNEINPPIRALSEKVWEIPVCYDPDLAPDLDQFSESKKMAIEEIISIHSEKAYRIHFFGFLPGFMYLNGLNEKLVSSRKSTPARKVDAGSVAIGGVQTGIYTLESPGGWHVIGKTPISFFDPNQTPPVWAEIGDQIQFVPISKAEFSRLESSQNTSYWK; from the coding sequence ATGCATTTAAAACCCACCTATCAAATCCTTACCCCCACTCTAGGTGAAATCTGTTGGAGTGAAAGTCCAACAGATGTGCTTCTTAAAAACCAATTGGCTTGGAAAAATTGGATTTCTACTAATCTGAATTCACAACTAATTGATCTTAGATTAGGCTTTACACGAATCTCAATTCACTGGAAATCTTTCGAAGCTCAGCAGGAATTCGCTTCCAAATTCAATGAAATAAACCCACCTATCAGAGCTCTTTCAGAAAAGGTTTGGGAAATCCCAGTGTGCTATGATCCAGATCTTGCTCCAGATTTGGATCAATTTTCGGAATCCAAAAAGATGGCAATTGAAGAGATCATTTCAATTCATTCTGAGAAAGCATATCGAATTCATTTTTTCGGTTTTTTACCCGGTTTTATGTACTTAAATGGCTTAAATGAAAAACTTGTAAGCTCTCGAAAAAGTACCCCTGCGAGAAAAGTAGATGCTGGCTCGGTAGCAATTGGAGGAGTTCAGACGGGTATTTACACCTTGGAAAGTCCAGGTGGATGGCATGTGATTGGAAAAACTCCGATATCATTCTTTGATCCGAATCAAACCCCACCTGTCTGGGCGGAAATCGGAGATCAAATCCAGTTTGTTCCAATTTCCAAAGCTGAGTTTAGTCGATTAGAATCCAGCCAAAACACATCCTATTGGAAATGA